The nucleotide sequence AAGTCAgtcaattttgtatttttcatgcaaataTGAATAGTGAGGAGGAAATGTGACGTGAGATTAATGAATATATACAATACCAACCTTATTTAATCCAAGTGTGTAATAGTAATTTCTCCTGGAACAAAAAATCAGTGCGTCACGTCACTGAcccgtttgtgtgtgtgtggtttgttcAGCAACTAATTGCAcgagacaagaagaagaaaagaaacatcatTTGAACATGTAAGCCCACTATAGCCCCTGAAAGACAGCAATATCAGTGGAAGAGGTTTGTGCAATACTGCCTTCCAACTGCTGTTCTGTACTTCACTGGAAGTTCTGTAAATAATTGTTTGAGTGCTGTAAAAACTGTTGTAAATGACGTAATATCTCACAGACCTTGCtattcttttaattaaaaaaaaaagtaacttttatttttttaaatttaatctaaatttaatttattgtaaaattgtttcttttttaacctGACTGAGTGAACTGCACAAGAATTCCACTGTGCATGTATCCTGCGCTTGTGCAAATGGCAAACAGGTCTCAGTCTGAatcttgaaatgttttttcaagCTAAGATGTCAGATTGTAAATCTGTTTTGTTAATAaaggttttttaaaattaaagtttgtggaaaaaaacagcttacatgtgatgtcacaaataagTGTGTGAAGATTGATGATGTCACTAATACAAACTCAAGATCAAAGGAGCAgaatgtgatgatgtcagaaaGACCAAAGTTTTTAGAAGGCTTTGATGTTTCAGTGTTCTTTTGATGGTTGTACCAGCAAGTCTGGAATCTCTAACAGGTTAGAGACTGGAGGGAGAATTCGAACTCACACAGCTAACGTGACACAACCAAAGTGcgagacagatagacagatagaatGGCTTCGAGAAAAGTCGGTATTTCGTCCAGGGCTGAGTGGGTTGGGATTCAATACTCACTGCAGGCAGCCGAACAGTACGGATgtggagaggcagacagacatgGTCTGCAAAAAAGATATACAGGGGAGGGTAAACTCCTCAAGGTCCGATGGCAGAGGGCGCAGGAGGCAAAAAACATTCAGCGGGCCAAAGAGGAGTGTCTCAGCAGTGATATCAGGACCCATTTACAGTGGGATcatgagacacagagacagagggataAAATTGGGAATTTAGAAATTGAGAACaagctgcagcagagaaaacCTGAGCAGTATAGGTTTAGGAGGCTCCAAAACCAACAGGAGATAGTTAGGGAGAGACTGACAGCTATTAACAGGGAGCAggctctctctgcagctctgaggGAGGAGCAGAGGTGTAAATCAGATGAGGCTAGGCGACGCGCTGAACTGGAAAGgcagcagaaagagagggagaagaaggcTGCTTTACTGGAGTCCATCTCAGCTCACCGTAAGGAGCAGATcaaggagagagagcagcgCAGGAATGCAGAGCTCCAGAGCAGCCGGGACTGGCTTCAGGttcagaaacagtctgacaggTTGCTTATTAAACGCGAACAATTGAAGACTCAGAGGATAAGAGAGGAAAATATCAAATTACAGAGTTTCAATGCCTCTTTAGCAGCTGAACAACGTTCCCGGtatcagcagcagaaaaaggAGGAACATGACAATGCagtgaaaaacactgaacagaTTGCTGAGAGGGAAAAGAAACATCAGCAATACATTCAGCGGGAACTCCTTACTCTTCAGAGCAAGCCGGTCTTGCCAGCTGTGAGAAAAGGAGGGCTAGGTTTGTTTAATAGAGAGGTGCCTGGTTGTATTACAGCGAACAACGGTGAGGCATTACCCAAACTGGGTACTGCTAAAACCAAGTTTGTTAAACTGTGTCAGGAGCGGAACAAGTTGCAGCTGGGTTATAGAGAGATTGATAAAGTTAGCATGGGATCAGACTGCCTCCCTCCCATTTCCAGTGCAGTTAAGCACACCTTAGCTGCACAAaatgcagagagaggagggtttAGTCCAATTTTTAGAAGGGAGGGGCCTAACTACCTCCCTGCAGATATCAGGGGGCCATTGCACAGATACTCCGGTGCTCAGACAATTAAACAGCGACAGGAATGCTACAGGAGTAATGTTAAATATGAGCAGACCACAATAATAGATCTTAGACAGACCGGTTTATCTTCCACACCTGTCCTCCCTAAACTCGAGCGGGACTCTAGAGTATTATCCACCATCCCTCGCTTACCACCAATTCGAAATGCAAGATAGAGGTTCAATATCTATGGACATGGACCTTCTCCCTTTTTCCTTTCCACCCCACCCTACTTTCATTTACTTACATTGAGGAGTGCTTTTTCATCCCATTTGTGGGTTTACTCATGGTATTCAGGTTTCCTCCCACATTCCAAACACATACTGGCTAGGTATATTCGACACTCTTAAATTATCAATCATAATTCGTTTAGTTATTAGAGGTTCCCAGCAACAGCCGAAAGAAGATCGGTGACACCGCCTTTGTCAGTTACACCCCCAAACTATCAATACTCTGCCCATAGATGTCAGGGAAGCCAGCTCACTAGattctttaaaaagaaagtttaAAACCCGTCTCTTTACCCAGGCATTTAACGCTTTGCACTTGCCCTCTACTGCTGTTTAATGTAGTCAGCCTTGCACTTATACTCAACTGCgcttcttttaaaatgtcatattttattttattttatacaatcTACGTATTGTATGctttaacttgtttttatattaacttgttatattttatgttttgattattattcagtgtgcattctatgtattttagtttcactttatcaagtggtttttatttttaaaagagagAAGTAACAGGAGCGCTGCTGGTGTCCCTCAAACCACCGGTGATCATGGAAGGGAATAATTGAAGGAGAACGGAAGAATTATGATCAAAAAAGCTGTTGCTGATAAGGCTCATAGTGAAGATTGCTTCCGTACGGATTTTCGAAAAGTGAATGGGGTAACAAAACCGGACTGTGATACTCTTCCAAGGATGGAAGATTGTGTAGATCATGTTAGGGGGGAGCCAGGTTTGTTACTCAGTTAGACCTAATGATGGGATATTGGCAAGTCCCCACTGACTGAGGGGGCGAAGGAGATCTTTGCGTTTGTTACATCTGATGACTTTCTCTAATATACAGTTATGGCATTTGGCATGCGTAATGTGCCAGCCACTTTTTAGCGTTTGGTGAATGTCGTTCTcacttgtctgtctttctgtcaatGATTGGTTGTCTGTTCTGAGTTATAGGTTGAACATCTGGAGCAtctgtgtgcagtgttttgcaGTCTGAAGGAGGTGGGTTTGACTGTGAACCTGTCTAAATGTGAGTTTGGGCAGGACACAGTGACCTATCTTGGAGAGGCGGTGGGGGGAGGTCAGGTGGAGTGTATTATGGCATTTCCTGTTCCAACCACCTGCACTAAGCTTCGCCGTTATTTAGCTATGGATTCTATAAAAATTTCTCTACTGTAGTCTCATGGTTCTGATGGGGTACAGCACccaatttcttattttttagaTTAATCTAGActatgtgtaaaaataaatatatttatagatgGAAAGGTGTGAGGGTCAAAAATGATCTACCATTTCTGATTTCCCATCAGAAATGGTACTCGACCATTGAAAAAGAAGCATTGGCGCTTGTCATGGCTCTAGAACATTTCGAGGTTTATGTCGGCTCGTCTAGTGCTGCTGTGGTTGTGTATACAGGTCATAATCCACTCGTATTTGTGCATAGAATGCGGAACATGAATAGGCGTCCGATAAGTTGGAGTTTGCGACTGCAGGCCTTCAATGTGGAAGTCAGACATATCCATGGCAGGGATAATGTTCTGGCTGACGCATTGTTGCGTCTCACAACTGTTTTCAGATAAATGTCAGGTTACGTAACTTgtaaaacacaaagcacaaataaatgcaTAGTAATTTGTATCAGTAAATCTGTATCTGTAACTCGTATATCTTCATTTGTAACTTGTATATCATCATTTGTATGTCAAATTAGCATTTTTAAACGGAAATATATTTGTGAATATCCATCTATTTGTTTGGATTATTTTGAGACTGTTCTAACGTGCCCTTTAacacaaaatccacaaatgCAGGGAGCACGTGATTTGTAAAATATCACATGACTCGTGAAACACAATgcacaaataaatgcagtgatTTGTATCTGTAAATCTATATCTCTATCTGTGCTTCTAATTTACCACTCATATATCATCATTTGTACCTCAACttagcatttttaaatgaaaatatatttctgaatCTCCACCTATTTGTGTGGATTCTTTTGAGACTGTGCTACTTTGCTTTTTAACACAAGATCCACAAATGCAGGGAGCACGTATCTTGTAAAATGTCACATGACTCGTATCTCGTAAAACACAATgcacaaataaatgcagaatgATTTGTATCTGTAACCCAtcatttgaataaatgtaaactaactttaaaatatgcatcaacagtctttaaaaaaaaagcctctaaTCTACAacttaaatatcattatttgtaaataaacacaaacatttgcaCAAATACATCGTCATATTTTTACTGCGCCATATGGGGGGATCAAGTGGGTATGGGGCGATAGgcttaaaaatgtcctgacagccctcaggattcatccataagggCTGCTTTTTTACAAACAAGTCCACTGTATAAACCTGGAATGTGtttgtaacagctgacctgtgtagatgtgtagcagaacacagaacattaattatcATCAGATCCTAACTGATccggtgttaatgaagttaccgctGCTGTGCAGTTTGGAGACGCACTTATCGTTTCatctgctgtgtgatgctgcagccagctgtcaCACaccagctgtgggcaacaaacagaacagaccgatgtttctgtgaaatcctggatacattcagtgacacctgaacattaTTGTAAAATTCAGACATCAATCTAACATACTTCAGACCAggctgagtcacattaatagctatattttgacatttcagtggGTTATGTTATAGATGAAAAGCTTCTGTTGTCAGCAACTTCCACAAGTTGAGGCAGTACCACATTTCCAAATTTCACACTGCAATTGCAAAGTGGTAGCTTGAGAAAGAAGCTCTGTTAAAATATAGTGTTTCAAGGATACTAATCCTTAGAAGAAAAGGTGTTCACATGTTGCTGAAAAGTGTGAGATGGAGAGAAATTGAGTTTGTCCAAGACAGGGAACTACTTTGACTCTTACCTTGTTGCTTTAGAGCCCAATTATGTTGACATATGATTGCACTGTATATCTGAACATCAGTCCTGATGCACTACATTGTATGTagtattgttttattatctatCTATAGAAGCAGCCAGAGTCACAACCCTCACATAGGTGCCATTAGAAAAAAACCCTGGCTGTTCAATTTTTAGGTAATGATACCTAACAGGACAAGAAATGTGATTCATTTAGATCCTTATTAAAAAGCTCTGTTGTAAATGTTCCAGGAATATTTCACAAGTGGCCACTTCACATTCGGCCAATTATCTGCTAAAATAAGAAACAGTAAACAGTACAGCCAGTTCAATTGAGACAAGATATTTAAATCtctaatatctatctatctatctatatatctatagtTCTTAAAAAcgggacatatcatgctttttgtgaattTCTGTCATTAATATGCTGTTATAATGTTgtatgtctatgttaaacatggtcaaatttCCAAAACTTGTGGTGATGTGAAGATGCCAGGGCTTCAGTCTGCTTGGAACGCTGTTTataatgttacctctacttcctcctcatgatgggGTCCGATTTgcagcctttgttgctaagattaagtatttgaaaagtttatatttCGAATAGAGAACAAGGAAAAGAAGCAGAATCtgactactactgtttgtttacgtagcctcccaAGCCACTTAAATTGACACTTTCTGAGTGCCACACTCACATTAAGTGCAGTACTACAAAAGCAGCTTCGTGATATTTCaatgctttttctctttcaaaaaaCTTGAGAGGATTTGTGggaaaattacagtttaatGAAAACTACAGAATTCGAGGCAGCACTACAGTTGTGTCTGTCAGAAGTAGTGACACAACCTGACAGAGTGAAATGCTTTCAAGTGTCAAAGACTAAGCACAGACtataatttttatataaaattctTTCAAACCAAGTGGCACATGCATTAACATGGACAAATGCAGTGGGCCGCTTCCTGTAAAGCATGAAAGGATACACATCCTTCATGTTGTCAATGTGCCGTGCCCTGAGAATGTCGTTGATGCCGATGATATTCTCATGGTGGAAACGCAGCAGGATCTTGATTTCCCTCAGCGTGCTCTGGCAGTA is from Thunnus maccoyii chromosome 18, fThuMac1.1, whole genome shotgun sequence and encodes:
- the LOC121883747 gene encoding trichohyalin-like gives rise to the protein MASRKVGISSRAEWVGIQYSLQAAEQYGCGEADRHGLQKRYTGEGKLLKVRWQRAQEAKNIQRAKEECLSSDIRTHLQWDHETQRQRDKIGNLEIENKLQQRKPEQYRFRRLQNQQEIVRERLTAINREQALSAALREEQRCKSDEARRRAELERQQKEREKKAALLESISAHRKEQIKEREQRRNAELQSSRDWLQVQKQSDRLLIKREQLKTQRIREENIKLQSFNASLAAEQRSRYQQQKKEEHDNAVKNTEQIAEREKKHQQYIQRELLTLQSKPVLPAVRKGGLGLFNREVPGCITANNGEALPKLGTAKTKFVKLCQERNKLQLGYREIDKVSMGSDCLPPISSAVKHTLAAQNAERGGFSPIFRREGPNYLPADIRGPLHRYSGAQTIKQRQECYRSNVKYEQTTIIDLRQTGLSSTPVLPKLERDSRVLSTIPRLPPIRNAR